A window of Chitinophagales bacterium contains these coding sequences:
- a CDS encoding NRDE family protein, which yields MCTVSFVPVGDKVLIASNRDEKHWRDAALPPQGYDTVTGKIWYPRDAHAGGTWLGVHEKGTAVVLLNGGFVKHEPSPPYEKSRGLVLLDLLKTKSPYDHFRSYPLEFIEPFTLVIWQDQHLFECRWDGSKKHSLPLNKEIPHIWSSVTLYPPEIIAKRKNWFEKWLVDHPEPNLKDLLHFHEHTGDGDRENDLLMNRDDQVFTVSITGMELGKNNGEIRYLDIQTRQSAQQSLHFTQVPLIEL from the coding sequence ATGTGTACCGTTAGTTTTGTACCAGTTGGTGATAAAGTACTGATCGCTTCCAATCGCGATGAGAAACATTGGCGTGATGCCGCACTCCCCCCACAGGGGTATGATACTGTAACGGGGAAAATCTGGTATCCCCGGGATGCCCATGCAGGAGGCACCTGGCTGGGAGTACATGAAAAGGGGACGGCTGTAGTATTGCTAAATGGAGGATTTGTAAAACATGAACCTTCGCCTCCCTATGAGAAGAGCAGGGGACTGGTATTGCTTGACCTGCTTAAAACCAAATCCCCTTATGATCATTTCCGTTCCTATCCCCTTGAATTTATTGAACCGTTTACCCTTGTCATCTGGCAAGACCAACATCTGTTTGAATGTCGCTGGGATGGGAGTAAGAAACACAGTCTTCCCTTGAATAAGGAAATTCCTCATATCTGGTCTTCGGTTACCTTATATCCGCCTGAGATCATCGCCAAACGCAAGAACTGGTTTGAAAAATGGCTCGTAGATCACCCGGAACCCAACCTAAAGGATCTGCTTCATTTCCACGAACATACGGGTGATGGTGACAGGGAAAATGACCTGTTGATGAACCGGGATGACCAGGTATTCACCGTGAGTATTACCGGAATGGAGCTGGGCAAAAATAATGGGGAGATAAGATACCTCGACATTCAAACCCGGCAAAGTGCCCAACAATCCCTTCACTTTACCCAGGTACCTTTAATCGAACTATGA
- a CDS encoding DUF2279 domain-containing protein: protein MKSVFLHLLFFGCILAHGQAQSRDSLPDFGKRQLLIGGVNLAGYGGSLFLLNNTWYKKYPKSPFHTFNDTREWNQMDKTGHAWTAYNTGRASTAMWKWAGLSNRKATLIGGLSGTAYLTVIEILDAHSAEWGWSWADMGANLAGSGLYIGQQLAWEEQRIQFKFSFHRMKYGDNELNDRSGELFGNSWYERMLKDYNGQTYWLSANLRSFFPQSKIPEWLNLAVGYGADGMFGGFENTEKDENGNIVFDRRDIPRKRQFYLAPDIDLTKIKTNSKLLRTLLQGLNSFKFPAPAFMMDSKGKGRFYLFYF, encoded by the coding sequence ATGAAGTCCGTTTTCCTCCATCTACTATTCTTCGGTTGCATCCTGGCCCATGGCCAGGCCCAATCCAGGGATAGTTTACCCGACTTTGGGAAACGGCAACTCCTCATTGGCGGGGTCAATCTGGCCGGTTATGGAGGATCCCTGTTTTTACTGAATAATACCTGGTATAAAAAATATCCAAAATCCCCTTTCCACACGTTCAATGACACACGAGAGTGGAACCAGATGGATAAGACCGGTCATGCGTGGACGGCCTATAATACCGGACGCGCTTCCACAGCCATGTGGAAATGGGCTGGACTGTCCAACAGGAAGGCTACATTGATCGGTGGCCTGAGCGGTACGGCCTATCTGACCGTGATCGAAATACTGGATGCCCACTCGGCTGAATGGGGTTGGAGTTGGGCCGATATGGGAGCCAATCTGGCCGGATCCGGATTATATATTGGGCAGCAATTGGCCTGGGAGGAACAACGAATTCAATTCAAATTCTCCTTTCATCGGATGAAATATGGCGACAATGAACTGAATGACCGTTCAGGTGAACTTTTTGGGAATAGCTGGTATGAACGAATGCTAAAGGACTACAACGGGCAAACGTACTGGCTAAGCGCAAACCTAAGATCATTTTTTCCGCAAAGCAAAATACCTGAATGGCTCAATCTGGCCGTTGGATATGGGGCGGATGGAATGTTTGGCGGGTTTGAAAACACAGAGAAAGATGAAAATGGGAATATTGTTTTTGACCGGCGGGATATTCCCAGAAAAAGACAATTTTACCTCGCGCCAGATATTGATCTTACCAAAATAAAGACGAATAGTAAGTTGCTTCGTACCCTGTTACAGGGATTGAATTCGTTTAAGTTCCCGGCCCCGGCTTTTATGATGGATAGTAAGGGGAAAGGCCGATTTTATCTTTTCTATTTTTGA
- a CDS encoding phospho-sugar mutase, protein METAIQEKVSIWLGEEFDQATREEIKRLQETNPQELADAFYKSLEFGTGGLRGLMGVGTNRMNKYTVGMATQGYANYLKQSFPNEQVKVAIAHDSRNNSRFFAETVANVFGANGIKVFLFESLRPTPELSFSIRHLGCQGGVVCTASHNPKEYNGYKAYWNDGGQLVPPHDKNVIREVEKIGSVSEVKWSGGEANISLVGKEIDEAYIAMVKSLSVYPDVIAKQHDLKIVYTPIHGTGIKLVPTVLKEFGFTNVHIVEGQMEPDGNFPTVVYPNPEESEAMSMGLKMAQSLDADILLGTDPDADRVGIGIKDNKGNWVLMNGNQTAVLAFNYMIEARKAKGIAQSNDMVIKTIVTTEMINRIAEKNQVACYDVLTGFKWIAELIKEKEGKENYVIGGEESFGLMIGDRLRDKDAVSAVALLCEMAAYEKSKGRSLFQKLLDLYVEYGFFKEHLISITKKGMDGQQQIADMMERFRNNPPALLGGSPVVQLLDYELRKGKNLQTGESWEITLPKSNVLQFILEDGSKISARPSGTEPKIKFYFSVNGSLVSAAGYEAVNTQLGDKISKIIEDLAL, encoded by the coding sequence ATGGAAACGGCAATTCAGGAAAAGGTATCCATTTGGCTCGGCGAAGAATTTGATCAAGCCACCCGGGAAGAGATCAAACGTTTACAAGAAACCAATCCTCAGGAACTGGCCGATGCATTTTATAAAAGCTTGGAATTTGGCACCGGTGGTTTGCGCGGATTGATGGGCGTGGGCACCAACCGGATGAATAAATATACAGTGGGTATGGCTACACAGGGCTATGCCAATTACCTGAAACAATCTTTCCCCAATGAGCAAGTGAAAGTGGCCATTGCCCATGACAGCCGGAATAACAGTCGCTTTTTTGCCGAAACAGTGGCCAACGTATTTGGCGCCAATGGCATCAAAGTGTTTTTGTTTGAAAGTCTGCGCCCAACACCTGAACTGAGTTTTTCTATCCGGCACCTGGGATGCCAGGGTGGTGTGGTTTGTACAGCCTCCCATAATCCGAAAGAATACAACGGATACAAAGCATATTGGAATGATGGCGGACAATTGGTACCTCCGCATGATAAGAACGTGATCCGCGAAGTGGAGAAAATCGGTTCTGTGTCGGAAGTAAAATGGAGTGGGGGAGAAGCCAATATTTCCCTTGTTGGTAAGGAGATTGATGAAGCCTATATCGCCATGGTAAAAAGCCTGAGCGTTTATCCGGATGTGATTGCAAAACAGCATGACCTTAAAATTGTATATACCCCGATTCATGGCACGGGGATCAAACTGGTACCCACCGTGCTCAAGGAGTTTGGTTTTACCAATGTGCATATTGTAGAAGGACAGATGGAGCCGGATGGAAATTTCCCCACAGTGGTCTATCCCAATCCGGAAGAAAGTGAAGCCATGAGCATGGGCTTGAAAATGGCCCAGTCGCTGGACGCAGATATCCTCCTTGGTACAGATCCGGATGCTGACCGGGTTGGTATCGGCATCAAAGACAATAAGGGTAACTGGGTATTGATGAATGGGAACCAGACCGCAGTATTAGCCTTTAACTATATGATAGAGGCCAGAAAGGCTAAAGGGATTGCCCAATCCAATGATATGGTGATCAAAACCATTGTTACCACGGAAATGATCAACCGTATTGCAGAAAAAAATCAGGTAGCCTGTTATGATGTACTTACCGGTTTCAAATGGATCGCCGAACTGATCAAAGAAAAAGAAGGAAAAGAGAATTATGTAATCGGTGGTGAAGAAAGTTTCGGTTTAATGATCGGTGACCGGCTTCGGGACAAGGACGCTGTAAGCGCCGTGGCCCTGCTTTGTGAAATGGCCGCCTATGAAAAAAGCAAAGGACGCAGCCTCTTTCAGAAATTACTTGACCTCTACGTGGAATATGGGTTCTTTAAAGAACACCTGATCTCCATTACCAAAAAAGGCATGGATGGCCAACAACAGATTGCGGACATGATGGAAAGGTTCCGCAATAATCCGCCGGCCCTGCTGGGTGGAAGCCCCGTGGTTCAATTGCTCGATTATGAACTTCGTAAAGGCAAGAACCTCCAGACCGGTGAATCCTGGGAGATCACATTACCAAAGTCCAACGTGTTGCAGTTTATACTTGAAGATGGAAGCAAAATATCTGCCCGTCCATCCGGCACCGAACCCAAGATCAAGTTTTACTTTAGTGTAAACGGAAGTCTGGTTTCGGCAGCAGGATATGAAGCCGTGAATACACAGCTGGGTGATAAGATTTCGAAGATCATTGAGGACCTGGCTTTGTAA
- a CDS encoding LysE family transporter, translating into MHPLVRVLFVGLLVSFLGSLPLGTLNVAAMQISVTDGISPALWFSAGSLTAEMIYVRLSLVAMDWVRKQERIFKILEWLTFIIVLALAVSSFYAALHPSVGENVILSSTLHRFWLGLGMSALNPVQIPFWFGWSTVLFTKKILQPKISHYNVYILGIGIGTLMGNCIFIFGGQVIADRLNSNQNILNWVIGSIFAITALLQLWKIVRKKDVAHQLEHPEEITHGLEKNIHS; encoded by the coding sequence ATGCACCCGTTGGTCCGTGTTCTTTTTGTTGGATTGCTTGTCAGTTTTCTGGGGTCCCTTCCCTTGGGCACCTTGAATGTGGCTGCCATGCAGATATCGGTAACCGATGGAATTAGTCCGGCTTTATGGTTCTCTGCAGGTTCCCTTACAGCAGAAATGATATATGTAAGGCTTTCATTGGTAGCCATGGATTGGGTACGGAAGCAGGAGCGGATCTTCAAAATACTGGAATGGCTTACGTTTATCATTGTGCTGGCCCTGGCTGTTTCCAGTTTTTATGCGGCATTGCATCCTTCTGTTGGGGAGAACGTCATACTCAGCAGCACGCTTCACCGATTCTGGCTGGGATTAGGCATGAGTGCACTCAACCCTGTTCAGATTCCTTTCTGGTTTGGTTGGAGTACTGTGCTTTTTACCAAAAAAATACTTCAGCCAAAAATCTCCCATTATAACGTCTATATACTGGGTATTGGAATCGGCACCCTGATGGGAAACTGTATCTTCATTTTTGGGGGACAGGTCATTGCCGATCGGCTCAACAGCAATCAGAATATATTGAACTGGGTCATAGGCAGCATTTTTGCCATTACTGCATTGCTTCAACTCTGGAAAATTGTCCGGAAAAAAGATGTAGCTCACCAATTAGAGCATCCCGAAGAGATCACGCACGGACTGGAGAAGAATATCCATTCATAA
- a CDS encoding phosphoribosyltransferase — protein sequence MAEKKNYILDRETARKKLERMTYEILENNTGEEEIIFAGIRERGSAIARWLQARFANLSSIRTRVISVQLDKDLPTTVELSEKIDFNGKVVILVDDVASSGKTLVYALKPFLEFHPKKIQMLVLVERTHKTYPVHPDYVGLSLATTLQEHIFVEVEGEDVVGAYLE from the coding sequence ATGGCTGAGAAAAAGAATTATATCCTGGACCGGGAAACTGCCCGGAAAAAGCTGGAGCGAATGACCTATGAGATCCTCGAAAACAATACAGGAGAAGAGGAGATCATCTTTGCCGGGATCCGGGAAAGAGGGAGCGCTATCGCCCGTTGGTTGCAGGCAAGGTTTGCTAATCTGTCTTCCATCCGGACCCGGGTAATTTCCGTGCAATTGGATAAAGACCTGCCAACCACAGTTGAACTGAGTGAGAAGATAGATTTCAATGGCAAAGTGGTCATCCTCGTGGATGATGTGGCCAGCAGCGGGAAAACACTGGTTTATGCCTTGAAACCATTTCTTGAATTTCACCCGAAAAAGATACAGATGCTGGTGCTGGTAGAGCGCACCCATAAAACCTATCCCGTTCACCCGGACTATGTCGGCCTATCCCTGGCAACTACCTTGCAGGAACACATTTTTGTGGAAGTAGAAGGGGAGGATGTGGTAGGGGCTTACCTGGAATAA
- a CDS encoding (Fe-S)-binding protein, with protein MNVPTVAEMVSRGESPDVLFWVGCSGSFDQRAQRITRAFATILNRVGIRYAILGKEEMCTGDPARRSGNEFLFQMMAYQNIQVLNNYGIRKIVTACPHCFNTLKNEYPDLGGNYEVIHHTTFLQELINDGKIRLKEGGSFKGKKITYHDSCYLGRANGIYEAPRQVLELLDAELVEMKRCRTNGLCCGAGGAQMFKEEEKGDTRINLERTREALDTGAEVIAAACPFCNTMMTDGVKNAEKEDTVKVLDIAELIESSMES; from the coding sequence ATGAATGTTCCCACCGTAGCAGAAATGGTTTCCAGGGGTGAATCACCCGATGTCCTTTTTTGGGTTGGCTGTTCTGGCAGTTTTGATCAGCGGGCCCAGCGTATCACGCGTGCTTTTGCCACCATCCTGAACCGGGTAGGTATTCGATATGCCATTCTGGGGAAGGAAGAAATGTGTACAGGCGATCCTGCCCGCCGGTCAGGCAATGAATTTTTGTTTCAGATGATGGCCTATCAGAATATCCAGGTGTTGAACAATTACGGGATCAGGAAGATCGTTACGGCTTGTCCGCATTGTTTTAATACGTTAAAGAATGAATACCCTGACCTGGGCGGTAATTATGAGGTCATCCACCATACCACTTTTCTCCAGGAATTGATCAATGACGGGAAGATCCGGTTGAAAGAGGGCGGAAGTTTTAAAGGAAAAAAGATCACCTATCACGATAGTTGTTACTTAGGTCGGGCCAATGGAATTTACGAAGCACCCCGTCAGGTACTTGAACTATTAGATGCCGAACTGGTGGAAATGAAACGCTGTCGTACCAATGGTCTGTGTTGTGGTGCAGGCGGTGCCCAGATGTTCAAGGAGGAAGAAAAAGGTGATACGCGTATCAATCTCGAAAGGACACGCGAAGCTTTAGATACAGGTGCAGAAGTGATCGCTGCAGCCTGCCCCTTTTGCAATACCATGATGACAGATGGGGTAAAGAATGCCGAGAAAGAAGATACGGTCAAAGTACTGGATATCGCCGAATTGATCGAGTCAAGTATGGAGTCTTAA
- a CDS encoding (Fe-S)-binding protein yields the protein MNWLPQLLFVLVSLFAIGLFARNAQKIRRNILLGQKEELNDQPALRWKNVLLLAFGQKKMFKNPLVAVLHFVVYAGFIIINIEVLEIVLDGITGRHRMFAGPLGGVYQFLINAFEILALLVLLACVVFLIRRNIIKLKRFISHDLDGWPRSDANYILITEIVLMSLFLLMNSADRALQLQGNEHYADTGNFVLSGLLAPVMTDWAPSTLIGIERVAWWMHILGIFAFLNYLPYSKHLHILLAFPNAYFARLYPQGYMKNMVSVQNEVLYAMQPELAPADAAPPGKFGAKDVFDLSWKNLLDAYSCTECGRCSAACPATQTGKLLSPRKIMMDTRDRLEEVGKVIDKNGAFSDDGRNLFSHISVEELRACTTCNACVEACPVSIAPLEIILELRRSLIMEDSNAPQEWNAMFGNVENNFAPWKFSPDERDAWVS from the coding sequence ATGAATTGGTTGCCACAACTTCTTTTTGTCCTTGTTTCCCTTTTTGCCATCGGTCTTTTTGCCCGTAATGCCCAAAAGATCAGGCGCAATATCCTGCTGGGTCAGAAGGAAGAATTAAATGACCAGCCCGCCTTGCGGTGGAAGAATGTACTGCTCCTGGCCTTTGGACAAAAGAAAATGTTCAAGAATCCTCTTGTGGCTGTACTCCATTTTGTGGTTTACGCCGGTTTTATCATCATCAACATAGAGGTATTGGAAATCGTGCTGGATGGGATAACGGGAAGACACCGAATGTTTGCCGGTCCATTAGGAGGTGTTTACCAGTTTTTGATCAATGCATTTGAGATATTGGCATTACTGGTCCTGCTGGCCTGTGTGGTCTTTTTGATACGGAGAAATATCATCAAACTCAAACGGTTTATCAGTCATGACCTGGACGGCTGGCCAAGAAGCGATGCCAATTATATCCTGATCACGGAGATCGTCCTGATGAGCCTTTTTTTGCTGATGAACAGCGCCGACCGTGCCCTTCAACTTCAGGGAAATGAGCATTATGCCGATACCGGGAATTTTGTACTTTCCGGTTTATTAGCCCCTGTCATGACCGATTGGGCACCTTCCACATTAATTGGGATTGAACGGGTGGCCTGGTGGATGCATATCCTGGGCATTTTCGCGTTTCTAAATTATCTGCCCTATTCCAAACACCTGCACATATTACTCGCTTTCCCCAATGCCTATTTTGCCCGGCTTTATCCACAGGGCTATATGAAGAATATGGTGTCGGTACAAAATGAAGTGCTTTATGCCATGCAGCCTGAATTGGCCCCTGCCGATGCAGCCCCTCCCGGAAAATTTGGGGCCAAGGACGTGTTTGACCTGAGTTGGAAGAACCTGCTGGATGCTTATAGCTGTACCGAATGCGGACGGTGCAGTGCAGCCTGTCCGGCTACGCAAACCGGTAAACTACTTTCGCCCAGGAAGATCATGATGGATACGCGTGACCGACTTGAAGAGGTGGGAAAAGTGATCGACAAAAACGGAGCCTTTAGCGATGACGGGCGAAATTTATTCAGCCATATTTCAGTAGAGGAATTAAGGGCCTGTACTACCTGTAATGCCTGTGTGGAAGCCTGCCCGGTATCCATTGCCCCGCTCGAGATCATCCTTGAACTCCGCCGGTCATTGATCATGGAGGACAGCAACGCCCCACAGGAGTGGAACGCCATGTTTGGCAATGTAGAAAACAACTTCGCCCCCTGGAAATTCTCGCCGGATGAGCGGGATGCATGGGTGTCCTAG